The Streptomyces sp. TLI_105 DNA segment CACATCGGCATCGGCGGCGACTACGACGGCACGGCCTTCACCCCGGCCGGTCTCGACGACGTCGCCGGCTACCCGAACCTGATCGCGGAGCTCCTGCACCGCGGCTGGTCCCGCCCGGACCTGGCCAAGCTGACCTGGTCCAACGCGGTCCGCGCCCTGAGGGACGCGGAAGCGGTCTCCCGCGACCTGAAGGCCCGCACGGCCCCGTCGAACGCGACGATCGACGCGCTCGACACCCCGTAGGGCCTGTCCGACAGGCCCTGGCGGTCCTCACCCGGACGGCCCAGCCCACCGAGCCCCCCGAGGGGGCCGGTGGCACGGTGGACGGTACTGCTCCGCCGCGCTCGGCGGGGCGGTACTGCATCGCCGAGTCCGGAGTCACAACCATGGCGGAACTGCTAGACGACCATCCCACCCTCTCCACCGTCCCCGCTGCCGCCGACGTGCCCACGCCCCCGGACCCACCGCCGCTCGACGAGACGGCCCGGGCCCGCGCCCTCCTGGCCGCCCAGCCCGTCACCGAGGGCCACACCGACCTCCCCGAGTCCCTCGACCCCGAGGACCTCCCGCCCGTCCGCGCCGGAGAGACCGGGGCCCAGCTCTGGTCCCTGCACGTCGAGGCGGACGAGGGCGTCCTCGGGACCCTGCGGCGGATCGACTCCGTCCGTGCCCTCGTCGCCACCTGCCCCGAGGACCTGCGCCTCGCGTACACCTCGTCCGAGCTGGCCGACGCCCGCAACTGCGGCCGCGTCGCCGCCCTGCTCGGCCCGGTCGGCTGGACGGCGCTCGGCGGTTCGGCCGCCACCCTGCGGGCCTACCACGCCCTGGGCGTACGGGCCGTGAACCTCACCTGCTTCGACCGCTTCGCCCGCGACGCCGTACGGGAGATGAACCGCATCGGCCTGGCCGTGGACCTCTCCGGCGCCGACCCGGACACGGTCCGCAGCGCCCTCGCGGTCACCCGTGCCCCCGCCCTGCTGACCAGGGCGGCCCCGGAGACCCTGCCGGACGACGTCCTGCGCCTCCTCGGCCAGAACGGCGCCGTCCTCATGGTCACCGTCACCGAGGACCCGGCGGCCGCCGCCGACGCCCTGGACCGGGTACGGGCGGGGGCGGGCCCGCAGTGCGTCGGCGTCTCCCGCACCACCGTCCCGGCCGTCGGCTACGTGCCGCTCTTCGCCGAGCTGCTCCGCCGCGGCTGGACCGCGCAGGAGCTGGTCGGCCTCGCCCACGCCAATGCCACCCGGGTGCTGCGGGGGACGGAGTTCCTGGCCCGGACGAACCGGATCCGGCCGGCAGCGGCCTGACCGCGGGAACGCGAGAGGGGCGCACCGCCGTCGGTGCGCCCCTCTCCCACGTGTCCGGCCGGGCTCAAGCCGTCGGGCGGCCCATCGCCCGGTACGTCCAGCCGGCCGCCCGCCACCGCTCCCCGTCGAGGGCGTTGCGGCCGTCGAGGACCACCCGAGCCGAGGCGACCCCGGCCAGCTCCGCCGGGTCGAGCTCGCGGAACTCGCGCCATTCGGTCAGGTGCAGCACCACGTCCGCCCCGCGCACCGCCTCCAGGGCGGAGGAGGCGTAGCCGAGGGTCGGGAAGACCCGGCGGGCGTTCTCCATGCCCTTCGGGTCGTAGACGGTCACCTGGCCGCCCTGGAGGTGTAT contains these protein-coding regions:
- a CDS encoding membrane dipeptidase, coding for MAELLDDHPTLSTVPAAADVPTPPDPPPLDETARARALLAAQPVTEGHTDLPESLDPEDLPPVRAGETGAQLWSLHVEADEGVLGTLRRIDSVRALVATCPEDLRLAYTSSELADARNCGRVAALLGPVGWTALGGSAATLRAYHALGVRAVNLTCFDRFARDAVREMNRIGLAVDLSGADPDTVRSALAVTRAPALLTRAAPETLPDDVLRLLGQNGAVLMVTVTEDPAAAADALDRVRAGAGPQCVGVSRTTVPAVGYVPLFAELLRRGWTAQELVGLAHANATRVLRGTEFLARTNRIRPAAA